Sequence from the Panicum virgatum strain AP13 chromosome 5N, P.virgatum_v5, whole genome shotgun sequence genome:
AATATCACTCCCACGCTGTTTTGGGTTCAGCAGCCACTCCTGTATCCTTTGTTTTTATCCATAATATCATCTAGCCACATGGGAGAAGGAACACCAAATTGATATATTGCAAATGATTTCTTACGGAATCAAGAAATGTCATACCACAGATAATGTAAGCCTCCTTGTTCTACAGCACGCAATCATCGACGATACATTACAGATATAAACAGAGCAGGCTGTGAGACAAGAAGCACTAGGCTGACAGGAAACGATTATGCTTATATGAACTGATGCATTCCAGGCGCACACCATCACCACATACACCACCATACCACAACCAGAACGCCAACCACCACCTCCAGGCGGAAACCAGGATACATTCCTGACTGCATAGCAAAAATAACTTATGAAGGAATTCTTCATGCTAAGCTTGATCAGATTTCGGAGCCTCAGGAGCCCTTCAAGCTTTTTAGGCTGCAAGGACTATTATCACTATGAGCAGGACAACTCCGAAAATGACCAGCAACAAGCATATCTGCAACGAAGGGGGGAAAGATAATGTGTGGCCAAGTGAGATTGACGAAGATGGAGGATTctatttctcaaaaaaaaaaaggatcatgATAGTGTAGCAGAGGGCTCCTGAAATTACCAGTGAAGAGTTCGACTTCTGAGTTTTAGCAGCTTTTGAAAGCTGGCCTTTTGCCTGTGAAGTTGCAACAACTGCATTCTCTATATGGGAGTCAATGTCATCTGCAGCAAAATAAGAGAAACGGAATTAGATGGGAAAATAGGCAGGCCTGCTTTGAACATATTGAAATGCAGATATCTCATCTGTCAGCCCAACAGGTTACATACCAATCATTGCTCCTTGGTCGTGGACTAGCACAGCAAGATCTTTGAAGATTTCGTTTACTTCAGTAATTTGGTGCTGAATCTCTTGTATCCCCTGATCCCTCTCCTCGATGATGGCCTCGTTGAACACAATTTCATTATCGAAGAAGACAAGCTCTTGCCTGTGGTAAATCAAAGATATCAAATTAGCACCTAGTGATATTCAGAAAATGATCATTTTTAAGGGGAAAAAAGGCTCATTCTTGACATGAAAAGAAAGGGGAATGTGCCTTTCCAAGCATCTTGTATATCAAACAAGGAATACATGTGTGGCCAAAGCGAACACAAGCTAATAAATCTATTTTTTGTCCACAACAGGCAAGCCTGAATTTTATTACTAGAAAAGACAATGAAATTACAGCATATCCAAAGATATCAAGACATAAATCGATAGAAATCTAAACAAAGTAACTGCAAAACTCGATACAACCTGTACAGAACAAGTAGTTCCACAAAACACAGCATACATAATCATCTTACCTTCTAGATTCCAGAAGCTGTGTCCGCTGCTCAGCCAACTTATCAGCACCATTATTCACCTCGCTTGAATTGTAGCTGCAAAACATGGCCACTCTGAGGTTAGGCATAAGGTGGTAATAAACTGAAAcagctttagaaatagaagaagatTACAAGGAGAAAAGAAGCAACGGTTGAAACTTATTGAGTCCACATATTACAGAAGGAAATTATTACAAAACGAGGTATTGAAACATGACGGAAAAAATTTCAGAAGGCCACTGTTTACTGTAACTAACTAACTAACTAACTATTTCCCTTGAAGAGCCAACTAAAATAAACTATGCAAGATGAAAATTTTTGTCATGTAAAATAAACAACCGCCACATTTTCCCTAActtcttgcaaaaaaaaagtgttcCCAGCTAGAAAATGAGATTATGACAGCTGGGCTCAGGGGCTAGCAAACCACAACTGCAGTCATTAACTAAATGCTAGTGCTTAGTCAAATGAGTTTAACTTTCTTGTGGAAAAATGTGTAGTGAGCACAACTTCTTTCAATAACAGGGCAAATAATAAAACATTAGAAAATATTAAGGAGAAATTAAAATTATTCACTTTAAAGGCTCATCTTAGAACAGAATATAATTCGGATATTTAGGTCTATGGAAGGTTGGGTTAGCTTTGAATTGTCAAGTAACTTCGCACCAGAATTTACAATGCCCCATAAATATACTGTGGATGTGTGAAGGTATGCCAGGATTGATAAAACTGTGGAGTGTGGACAGTTGGTTGAGAACAGATAAGTCCTAAAAGGCATCACGAACTGTTAATTATAATTAACTGAATTTCCTATATGCATCTTAGTGAAGCTGATGGGAATCTTACTGCACTTAACAACTGGCACACAAAAATCTTGATCATTTCATTCTAACAGAGGCATGATATAGTTTCCAGGTATTCTACTTTTCAGGACTACCAGGAAGGCTAGAAatgaagaaggaaaaaaaaactgtagTATGGCAACAAAGCAGAAAAATATGTACAGCAAATTACCTCTGTGGCAGACCTGCTTGAGAAATAAAAGGTGCATATGCAGCTTCTCTCTCAACTGCTAACCGTTGAGCTTTCTGGAATTCTTTAAGGACTGCTTGGAAATCCTTAGCTAGCTTTGCATCAGCAATCTTCTTGGTAGCCTGCAGTTTAATATGATGCCATAAATACAAATTGTAATAAGATAAActataaacatacaagcaaaaacaaaaaaatttccAAGTAATAAAGGAATGAGCATGGGTAACTAAATGACTAACAGTATACACTGCAGCTGATATAGGATTCGTCTTaaatgcataatttaaaatctTGCTACAATCTTTTTTATCACTACGAATGCCTTCAGGCCAGAATATGGATACTGAAGCATGTTGTAATAATGAAAGAAAGTACTAGTCATCTACTTAGAAAATTCATCTAAATTCCTGTTACTTCAGGCAAaattaaacaaaacaaaacacacaGCATAATAAATTTGATCTTCCCCATAAGAGTACATGAGTCATCTCTGTTCAGTTCCTCCCTTCTTGTATACTTGCAACGAAGATAAAAAAATGTTTGTGTTGCAAGTTTTGTCCTACTAAAAGGCAGCATATTCAGGAGCTAAGTGCTGCAGAAATGTGCATGCTGCGTTGGATTCATTTCATACAAGGATGGTTGGATTCAGAACATGATAGGCTAGGGTGGCACCAATTCAATTAAATCTTGTCTAACACCAATTCAGATGGTTCGAATATTCCCTGTGGAGACCTCCAGAGGCACTAGCGCATAACGGAATCCTATGACACAGCAACAATACGGAAAGGAGGCAAGTGTTGGTCAAACCCAAAATGGGAGAAGGCAGTAAAGGGGACTAGAATGGGTCGAATATAGTACCCAAACAAGTCCTTCAGTAAAAACATGTGGAAATCAGGAATCCACATGCTTGAGACATGATCTAGGCTAGACCCCTAGTAATATGAATATTATTAATgcctttttatttttcatgtgtTGTTACTTCTTTATTGGTGACTCATTgtgtttcatctctagccttcCCCAACTTGCTTAGGAATGAAAGGCTTTGTTGTTTTGGTCGTGTAAATTTAGTTCAAAGCACAGAATAAAATGAATAGCAGAACAACTAGCCTACATAAATATGAATATTCATTCAATTTGTTCCCAAACTAGAGGCTAACACCAAGGCTATATTATGAAACAACTAAATTAACAATGCAAACAGAGCATGGTTCTCAATCTCATCATATCTTAgtgaaaaatggaaaaaaaaagaatacaaaATGCCTTGGACCATAAAACAGAATAAAGCTGTTATACTTAAACTGTTATAATTAAAATGAACAAAAAACTGCAGGCAAAATGGCAAATATAGTTAAGAGTCCTCATATAATTATTTAGAGATAGGCACATACGCTGACTTCGACACGATGATCCGCCTCACTAGCTTGTTTAAGATTGTCCGATGTATCCTTAACTAGTTGTGTTATGTGTTGCCGTGTTTTATGTCTGCAAGCAACAGCAACTGAAATGTTAGCTTGAAACATCAAAACAATTTCAACGAGTAAACAAACTTGCCTCACCTACAGTCTGCAAATAAAGCTCAAGAGTTAAGGCAGTAGGGCATAACTAAAGTGTTTTTTAACTCAATTTCAAAAATACAACACAGCATGAGAAAGACGTGAACTAATAGATCATGTAAAATTCCATAATGAATGACCACATAGGAATTGATTCCAGACCACTGAAACTACAATATTTGGGTAGGTTATATGGCTTGATTCGTTCAGTTCAACCTCCACGAAGGCTGTCAGCAAAAACACGAACAGGAATGGCAACGAATGGTGTCGGCAAATTGAACACGCAAGCAACTCCACAGAAAATACGGGGAGAATTAAGCCCTAAGCAACCCTTAGCAGCAAGCATCGATGCACAACCAACAGGGACGAAACCTAAATCGAGATCACAACCGAGGCCGCAGAATTCTCCCCAAATCCCGCGGAACGGGACCGAACCGATCGATTCGAGCGCCGAACCGAGACGCGGCAGGCAGATTTGCGGATGGGTGGTGGGTAAGGTAGGGCGGACGCACATCCTGTCGCGCAGGTCGGGGGTGTCCTTGGGCGTGCCGAGCGTGTTGACGAGGCGCTGGAACGTGGCGACGGCGGTGTTGATCTGGAAGACGCCCGACGCGACGGCCTgcgacgcgccggcgccgcccgccgcgggggCCCCCCGGCCgttccgccgcgcgccgcccagcGGCGCCCCGCGGACGTTGCCCGCCTCCAGGTCCTGGaagctcatcctcctcctcctcctccctccgcccTGCCCTACCGCTCGATCGGCGGGCGCACCTCCCGCGGCTCGGATCGAAGGCTGCGAGGGACGGCGGAACGAATCCGGTCGCGGCCGGCCGAGAGGGGGAATTGGGAATCGGGGGGATGCCGCGTCgcccgcctctctctctctctgcctctCCGGGTTGATTGGGGATTCCGGAATTCACTCGCGGGtagggggaggaggaaggaccGGAGGAGCAGGCGGCAATAAACTTTGggtcattttgatccatgccactacaatttcttgaagttagatttcatgttgaaatccatgtcattgagtggcatgattttgaacgtgacactcaatttcacggagttgtggtggcacgaATCGAATTTTCTCATAAACTTTTGTCGCGGGGGATTAATTATGCGGTTGCCTCGAGGGCCAGCCGCTCGCTCGCCAGGTTGCCCGCCGACTCGGCCTCATTAAGCAGCTGAAAGAAGACGCATTTTGTTTGTTTCGATGCGAGTCGACGGCACCGGCTGAGCGTTGTACATGCCGCGAGTATCTAGATTGAAAACTAAATAATTATATCAGATAgattttatggtgatgaaactcctCTTATATTTCATAAAATTGAAATTCTATTATTCTCTCTCTTTGCCAtgtcaacaaaaataaaaatatttaatgtcatgaattCCCATTCAGAGGTCGAGGGCAAACTTGTCGCGGGCGAGCAAGGTTGATAAAGAGTAATTAAAAAACAATTCACCGGTGAAGGAAACGAGGGAGGGAGAGATTAGTCGCCAGCGTCGACGTGGCGGCGAAGGAACTTCGAGGAAGGAAGAATGCTGTGGCTGGGGCCGCGAGGTGAGGCTGACAAGAACGGGCAACCTCACCAGTCACCACGCCGGGAATGATTCTTCTCCGGGCCAACTTTTATGCGGACGGCACGGCGCGGAGCTTCTTGGCTTGTTTTCGCTGATGGCGCGTCGCTCTCCGTCCCTTTTCGTCATCAGCCGCGCGCGGTTCGCCGTCTCCCCCAGCCCGAACAACCTGTAATGTATTCA
This genomic interval carries:
- the LOC120676519 gene encoding syntaxin-22-like yields the protein MSFQDLEAGNVRGAPLGGARRNGRGAPAAGGAGASQAVASGVFQINTAVATFQRLVNTLGTPKDTPDLRDRIHKTRQHITQLVKDTSDNLKQASEADHRVEVSATKKIADAKLAKDFQAVLKEFQKAQRLAVEREAAYAPFISQAGLPQSYNSSEVNNGADKLAEQRTQLLESRRQELVFFDNEIVFNEAIIEERDQGIQEIQHQITEVNEIFKDLAVLVHDQGAMIDDIDSHIENAVVATSQAKGQLSKAAKTQKSNSSLICLLLVIFGVVLLIVIIVLAA